A stretch of the Mesorhizobium huakuii genome encodes the following:
- a CDS encoding transporter substrate-binding protein produces the protein MKRRIEIGILYSRSGSYQLVSDACRMGAMRAIADINADRGSGIELVPVERDPQSNADRYATLCEDIFKTSSARHVVGCVTSWSRKETIPVLEKAGGMLWYACPYEGFEANEHVVYMHACPNQHLVPLMAHVVPRFGANGFLLGSNYIWGWEMNRVARDLIADAGGKVLGERYLRVGETDVSRLIAEIRATRPSFILNNLIGTSSYAFLAAYRDLGDEDAAFRPENCPVISCNLTEGELPAIGETGKGHLSVGPYFAPRPAAFASSFEASAYASVQVMADVLARDPEAGPTEFSKIFAARRFSTRIGPIAIDAHTQHATLPVIIGRIADGFFEVVSREDEVAPDPYLSRYDPAKTFGRPRLRVVS, from the coding sequence TTGAAGCGGCGCATCGAGATCGGCATCCTCTATTCCCGTTCGGGCAGCTATCAGCTCGTCTCCGATGCGTGCCGCATGGGCGCCATGCGCGCCATCGCCGACATCAATGCCGACCGCGGCTCAGGTATCGAGCTGGTGCCGGTCGAGCGCGATCCGCAAAGCAATGCCGACCGCTACGCGACGCTCTGCGAGGACATTTTCAAGACCAGCAGCGCCCGCCACGTCGTCGGCTGCGTCACCTCCTGGAGCCGCAAGGAGACCATCCCTGTGCTGGAGAAGGCGGGCGGCATGCTCTGGTACGCCTGTCCCTATGAGGGCTTCGAGGCCAATGAGCATGTCGTCTACATGCACGCCTGCCCCAACCAGCACCTGGTGCCGCTGATGGCGCATGTCGTGCCGCGCTTCGGCGCCAATGGCTTCCTGCTCGGCTCGAACTATATCTGGGGCTGGGAGATGAACCGCGTGGCGCGCGACCTGATCGCGGACGCTGGTGGCAAGGTGCTGGGTGAGCGCTATCTGCGCGTCGGCGAGACCGATGTTTCGCGTCTAATCGCCGAGATCCGGGCGACACGGCCGAGCTTCATCCTCAACAATCTGATCGGCACCTCGTCCTACGCCTTTCTGGCCGCCTATCGCGATCTGGGCGACGAGGATGCGGCCTTCCGTCCGGAAAACTGCCCGGTCATCTCCTGTAACCTCACCGAGGGCGAACTGCCGGCGATCGGCGAAACGGGGAAGGGGCATTTGTCGGTCGGGCCGTATTTCGCGCCACGGCCGGCAGCGTTTGCCTCGTCCTTCGAGGCCTCCGCCTATGCCTCGGTGCAGGTGATGGCCGACGTGCTTGCGCGCGATCCTGAGGCCGGTCCAACGGAATTCTCGAAGATTTTCGCCGCACGGCGCTTTTCCACCCGGATCGGGCCGATCGCCATCGACGCCCACACCCAGCACGCGACGCTGCCGGTCATCATCGGGCGGATCGCCGACGGCTTCTTCGAGGTCGTCAGCCGCGAGGACGAGGTCGCGCCGGATCCCTATCTGTCGCGCTACGATCCCGCAAAGACATTTGGCCGTCCGCGCCTGCGGGTGGTGTCGTGA
- a CDS encoding ANTAR domain-containing response regulator, which yields MTRTPRIPNLGGARAFILHRPHPTVQAITRQLSAIGLVTLDCWPELPPEALAADFVFFDADLGFDEQFPWKAGEAPMPLVALIGSEAPGRIEWALSHKADAQLLKPVGTAGVYSALLIARQSFEARKHLAGEIASLRQRVAERQTIVRAVAALSKGTDDERAYAQLRSLAMSWQISVEDAARRIVAMTDEEGGDDQSHRA from the coding sequence GTGACCAGGACGCCGCGCATCCCCAATCTCGGCGGCGCCAGGGCCTTCATCCTGCATCGCCCGCATCCGACGGTGCAGGCGATCACCCGGCAATTGTCGGCGATCGGCCTGGTCACGCTCGATTGCTGGCCGGAACTGCCGCCCGAAGCGCTCGCGGCCGATTTCGTCTTCTTCGACGCCGATCTCGGGTTCGATGAGCAATTCCCGTGGAAAGCCGGCGAGGCGCCGATGCCGCTGGTGGCGCTGATCGGCTCCGAGGCGCCGGGCCGCATCGAATGGGCATTGTCGCACAAGGCCGACGCGCAACTCTTGAAGCCGGTCGGCACTGCCGGCGTCTACAGCGCGCTGCTGATCGCGCGGCAGAGTTTCGAGGCGCGAAAACATTTAGCCGGCGAAATCGCCTCGCTGCGCCAGCGCGTCGCCGAGCGGCAGACGATCGTGCGCGCGGTGGCGGCACTGTCGAAGGGCACCGATGACGAGCGCGCCTATGCGCAGCTGCGCTCGCTGGCGATGAGCTGGCAGATCAGCGTCGAGGATGCCGCGCGCCGGATCGTGGCGATGACGGATGAGGAAGGCGGCGATGACCAGTCCCATCGCGCCTGA
- a CDS encoding helix-turn-helix domain-containing protein, whose product MSQNSIPDFFVYGEPVRPLDVGFLHVETVLARSNIHLGQVAAHKHPQMGQITYWTSGSGTYRIEDRSWDFSAPAVSFVPSTIVHGFSIGPGTDAIVVSVADDALAVIAGHSLLPLDRPVFTDGLPDRAAWKQLAAVLEMIAAEYTEAQAGNDKILPALIAVALSHIARLAPATVAAAQSSEASLALGLRRLVDAHFRDNWPVDRYVETLATTPHLLDKAAHAVLGSGVKRVVSERRLLEAKRLLLFTVRTVEDIAYEIGFDDPAYFSRFFRERVGEAPAAWRRKQLQGH is encoded by the coding sequence ATGAGCCAGAATTCCATTCCCGATTTCTTCGTCTACGGCGAGCCGGTGCGGCCGCTCGATGTCGGCTTCCTGCACGTCGAAACAGTGCTGGCGCGCAGCAACATCCATCTCGGTCAGGTCGCGGCGCATAAGCATCCGCAGATGGGCCAGATCACCTACTGGACCAGCGGCTCCGGCACCTACCGTATCGAGGACCGGTCCTGGGACTTTTCGGCGCCCGCCGTCAGCTTCGTGCCGAGCACCATCGTGCATGGCTTCTCGATCGGCCCCGGCACCGACGCCATCGTCGTCTCGGTCGCCGACGATGCGCTCGCCGTAATCGCGGGTCACAGCCTGCTGCCATTGGACAGGCCGGTATTCACTGACGGCCTTCCGGACCGGGCCGCATGGAAGCAGTTGGCGGCGGTGCTGGAGATGATCGCCGCCGAATACACCGAGGCGCAAGCCGGCAACGACAAGATCCTGCCGGCGCTGATCGCTGTCGCACTCTCCCACATCGCACGTCTCGCTCCGGCGACCGTCGCAGCCGCCCAATCCTCTGAAGCTTCTCTGGCACTCGGCCTGCGCCGGCTTGTCGACGCACACTTCCGCGACAACTGGCCAGTCGACCGCTACGTCGAGACGCTGGCCACGACACCGCATCTTCTCGACAAGGCCGCCCATGCTGTGCTGGGCAGCGGCGTCAAGCGTGTGGTCAGCGAACGGCGGCTGCTGGAAGCCAAACGCCTGCTGCTGTTCACCGTGCGCACGGTCGAGGACATCGCCTACGAGATCGGTTTTGATGATCCCGCCTATTTCTCCAGGTTCTTTCGTGAGCGGGTCGGCGAGGCACCCGCCGCCTGGCGCCGGAAGCAGTTGCAAGGGCACTGA
- a CDS encoding RtcB family protein: MTEILSGQDLIDAGMPQGKWFGKALAAANAVLENGGSQGDALEAARTFAPPPAMKLHAASSMPLHLNIEAETPDEAANVEAVMRSMAELMRTPMIRAGAIMPDACPAGPSGTIPVGGVAVSEAIHPGMHSADICCSMAISVFPGVAPAVLLDAVHGVTHFGPGGRPRGQQIRPVKEVFERFEANPLLRDLTSAAIEHFGTQGDGNHFAYVGTLKSSGETALVTHHGSRSPGARLYSKGMKIAEGVRKTLSPETLPQNAWIPADTREGDDYWEALQTIREWTKGNHMLIHDLAAEKLAAKVSNRFWNEHNFVFRRSDGLFYHGKGATPAFDNWADDATDLTLIPLNMAEPVLIVRGKNAAHGLGFSPHGAGRNFSRTQHRRMQAGRSDADIFAEETKGIDARFFSGVTDISELPSAYKNAASMRRQIEHFGLAEVVDEVLPYGCIMAGDWEANAPWRKKREARQQQGR; this comes from the coding sequence ATGACCGAGATTTTGAGTGGACAGGATTTGATCGACGCCGGCATGCCGCAGGGCAAGTGGTTCGGCAAGGCGCTCGCCGCCGCCAATGCCGTGCTGGAGAACGGCGGATCGCAGGGCGATGCGCTGGAGGCCGCGCGTACTTTCGCGCCGCCGCCGGCCATGAAGCTGCATGCCGCCTCCTCGATGCCGCTGCATCTCAACATCGAGGCCGAAACGCCTGACGAGGCCGCCAATGTCGAGGCGGTGATGCGCTCGATGGCCGAGCTGATGCGCACGCCGATGATCCGCGCCGGCGCCATCATGCCGGATGCCTGCCCGGCCGGTCCGTCGGGCACGATTCCGGTCGGCGGCGTCGCGGTGTCGGAGGCGATCCATCCCGGCATGCATTCGGCCGACATCTGCTGCTCGATGGCGATCTCGGTGTTTCCCGGCGTCGCGCCGGCCGTGTTGCTCGATGCCGTTCATGGGGTCACCCATTTCGGACCGGGTGGGCGTCCGCGCGGCCAGCAGATCCGGCCGGTCAAGGAGGTCTTCGAGCGTTTCGAGGCCAACCCCTTGCTGCGCGACCTGACCAGTGCCGCGATCGAGCATTTCGGCACGCAGGGCGACGGCAACCATTTCGCCTATGTCGGCACGCTGAAGTCGAGCGGCGAGACGGCGCTGGTTACGCATCACGGCTCGCGCTCGCCGGGTGCGCGGCTCTACAGCAAGGGCATGAAGATCGCCGAGGGTGTGCGCAAGACGCTGTCGCCGGAGACCTTGCCGCAGAACGCCTGGATTCCGGCCGATACACGGGAAGGCGATGACTATTGGGAGGCCCTGCAAACGATCCGCGAATGGACCAAGGGCAACCACATGCTCATCCACGACCTGGCGGCCGAAAAGCTGGCTGCGAAGGTGTCGAACCGGTTCTGGAACGAACACAACTTCGTCTTCCGCCGTTCGGACGGGCTGTTCTACCACGGCAAGGGCGCCACGCCGGCCTTCGACAACTGGGCCGACGACGCGACCGATCTGACGCTGATCCCGCTCAACATGGCGGAGCCGGTGTTGATCGTGCGCGGCAAGAACGCGGCGCACGGACTTGGCTTCTCGCCGCACGGCGCCGGGCGCAATTTCTCGCGCACCCAGCACCGGCGCATGCAGGCGGGGCGCAGCGACGCCGATATCTTCGCTGAGGAGACGAAAGGCATCGATGCCCGCTTCTTCTCCGGCGTGACGGATATTTCGGAGCTGCCGAGCGCCTACAAGAACGCGGCCTCGATGCGCCGCCAGATCGAGCACTTTGGTCTGGCAGAGGTCGTCGACGAGGTGCTGCCTTATGGCTGTATCATGGCCGGCGACTGGGAAGCCAACGCGCCATGGCGCAAGAAGCGGGAAGCGCGCCAGCAGCAGGGGCGTTAG
- the rtcR gene encoding RNA repair transcriptional activator RtcR: MKRRVAIGILGTTLDAGRTEDRWRKWRPTVALCQQPGLFIDRLELIHGTQSRQLATQIIADIEQVSPATEVRPHLISMRDPWDFSEVYTGLRDFARAYQFDPEKEDYLVNITTGTHVAQICWFLLTEAHFIPARLLQLSPRKEGRDEDVSGSHSIIDLDLSRYDAIATRFTAEHDEATSFLKSGIATRNPAFNQMIDQIEKVTIRSRAPVLLTGPTGAGKSQLARRIYELKKAQRQVSGAFIEVNCATLRGDQAMSTLFGHVKGAFTGAQNERAGLMKSANKGVLFLDEIGELGPDEQATCLRAIEEKRFLPVGADQDVMSDFQLLAGTNRDLSIGVKEGKFREDLFARLNLWTFQLPALRDRKEDIEPNLDFELRRFGEREGQNATFNKEARDLYLKFAVAPEAMWRANFRDLSASVTRMATLAPLGRINEETVRDEIERLAKLWRAGEADDREAILGEVLGPERQSQIDIFDRAQLATVMAVCRDSNSISAAGRKLFAVSRLQKTSGNDADRLRKYLMRFDLSFEDIARK, from the coding sequence ATGAAACGACGCGTTGCGATTGGCATTCTCGGCACAACGCTCGATGCCGGCCGTACCGAAGACCGCTGGCGGAAGTGGCGGCCAACGGTTGCGCTGTGCCAGCAGCCGGGATTGTTCATCGATCGGCTGGAGCTCATCCATGGGACCCAGTCGCGGCAACTGGCCACGCAAATCATTGCCGACATCGAGCAGGTCTCGCCCGCCACCGAGGTCAGGCCGCATCTGATCAGCATGCGCGACCCCTGGGATTTCAGCGAGGTCTACACTGGCCTGCGCGATTTCGCCCGCGCCTATCAATTCGATCCGGAGAAGGAAGACTACCTCGTCAACATCACCACCGGCACCCATGTCGCGCAGATCTGCTGGTTCCTGCTCACCGAGGCGCACTTCATCCCGGCGCGGCTGCTACAGCTTTCGCCGCGCAAGGAGGGGCGTGACGAGGACGTCTCCGGCAGCCATTCAATCATCGACCTCGATCTGTCGCGATACGATGCGATCGCCACGCGCTTCACCGCCGAGCACGACGAGGCGACATCCTTCCTGAAGTCGGGCATTGCCACCCGCAATCCCGCGTTCAACCAGATGATCGACCAGATCGAGAAGGTGACGATCCGCTCGCGCGCGCCGGTTTTGCTCACCGGCCCGACAGGCGCGGGCAAGTCGCAGCTGGCCAGGCGTATCTACGAGCTCAAGAAAGCACAGCGACAGGTTTCCGGCGCCTTCATCGAGGTCAATTGCGCGACTTTGCGCGGCGACCAGGCGATGTCGACCCTTTTCGGTCACGTCAAGGGCGCCTTCACCGGCGCCCAGAACGAGCGTGCCGGGCTGATGAAGTCGGCCAACAAGGGCGTGCTGTTCCTCGACGAGATCGGCGAGCTTGGCCCCGACGAGCAGGCCACGTGCCTGCGCGCCATCGAGGAAAAGCGCTTCCTGCCGGTCGGCGCCGACCAGGACGTGATGTCGGATTTCCAGCTTCTGGCCGGCACCAACCGCGATCTGTCGATCGGCGTGAAGGAGGGCAAGTTCCGCGAGGATCTTTTTGCGCGCCTGAACCTGTGGACCTTCCAGCTGCCGGCGCTGCGAGACCGCAAGGAAGACATCGAGCCGAACCTCGACTTCGAGCTGCGCCGCTTCGGCGAGCGGGAGGGACAGAACGCCACCTTCAATAAGGAAGCCCGTGACCTCTATCTGAAATTCGCCGTGGCGCCGGAGGCGATGTGGCGCGCCAATTTCCGCGATCTCTCGGCCTCGGTGACCCGCATGGCGACACTGGCGCCGCTCGGCCGCATCAACGAGGAGACGGTGCGCGACGAGATCGAACGTCTGGCCAAACTCTGGCGTGCCGGTGAGGCCGACGACCGGGAGGCCATTCTTGGGGAGGTGCTCGGTCCCGAGCGGCAAAGCCAGATCGACATTTTCGACCGGGCGCAGCTGGCAACCGTGATGGCGGTCTGCCGCGACAGCAATTCGATCAGCGCCGCCGGCCGGAAACTTTTTGCCGTCTCGCGGCTGCAGAAGACCAGCGGCAACGATGCCGACCGGCTGCGCAAATATCTCATGCGCTTCGACCTCAGCTTCGAGGACATCGCCCGGAAGTGA
- a CDS encoding ABC transporter permease — translation MIAYLGRRLIQSLLILLGVSLITFALLYLLPADPVRQIAGRSATPQTVENIRQQLGLDQPFIVQYWHYLTRLVSGDLGRSYIQRSEVTELIVSRLPASLLLMLGAILCELLIGLSMGLIAAVKRGTATDQTLMVASFVGVSAPQFVVGLLLLYVFAVRLSWFPIGGYGTWRHLVLPSLTMGILGAGWYARMMRSSMIDVLRQDYVRTARAKGLARSAIIFRHALPNAILPVIAMIGIDIGIFMGGIVVVESVFGWPGIGQLAWQAIQRVDIPIIMGVTLVSAFAIVLGNLLADIIAPFIDPRIKLR, via the coding sequence ATGATCGCCTATCTCGGCCGCCGCCTGATCCAGTCGCTGCTCATCCTGCTCGGTGTCTCGCTGATCACCTTTGCGCTGCTCTATCTCCTGCCGGCCGACCCGGTGCGCCAGATCGCCGGCCGCAGCGCCACGCCGCAGACGGTCGAGAACATCCGCCAGCAGCTCGGCCTCGACCAGCCCTTCATCGTCCAGTACTGGCACTATCTCACCAGGCTCGTCAGTGGCGATCTCGGCCGCTCCTACATCCAGCGCTCCGAAGTCACCGAGCTGATCGTCTCGCGCCTGCCGGCGAGCCTGCTTCTGATGCTCGGCGCCATCCTGTGCGAGCTGCTGATTGGGCTCTCCATGGGCCTGATCGCCGCCGTCAAGCGCGGCACGGCGACCGACCAGACGCTGATGGTCGCCTCCTTCGTCGGCGTCTCGGCGCCGCAATTCGTTGTCGGGCTTTTGCTGCTCTACGTCTTTGCGGTGCGGCTGAGCTGGTTTCCGATCGGCGGCTACGGCACCTGGCGCCATCTTGTGCTGCCGTCGCTGACCATGGGCATACTCGGCGCCGGCTGGTACGCGCGCATGATGCGCTCGTCGATGATCGACGTGCTGCGCCAGGATTATGTCCGCACGGCCCGCGCCAAGGGCCTGGCGCGTAGCGCCATCATTTTCCGCCATGCGCTGCCCAACGCCATCCTGCCGGTCATCGCCATGATCGGCATCGACATCGGCATCTTCATGGGTGGCATCGTCGTCGTCGAAAGCGTGTTCGGCTGGCCCGGCATCGGCCAGCTTGCCTGGCAGGCCATCCAGCGGGTCGACATCCCGATCATCATGGGCGTCACGCTGGTCTCGGCCTTCGCCATCGTGCTCGGCAATCTCTTGGCCGACATCATCGCGCCCTTCATCGACCCCCGTATCAAACTCAGATGA
- a CDS encoding vWA domain-containing protein: MANKSVFATIAGKLLPPADARNREGARAYRLSPHQALAQLAATGTFNATFYAEPREQLDEVLKLAWQVEPGFLARTAVHASEQGYMKDMPALLLAVLSAMQGDEFNRAFGRIVRNGKMLRNFVQVMRSGATGRKSLGTRPKRLVQAWLEQAADFEIMRAAVGNDPSLADVIKMVHPKPKSASREALYGYLIGKPHDVAVLPDVVKAFEAFKRDPSLPVPEVPFQMLTSMPLSREHWVQIAATAGWQMLRQNLNTFARNGVFEVEGFGEKLAARLRDPEEVRRARVFPYQLMVAFTMAGAEVPGVVRDALQDAMEIALGNVPRIKGKVVVCPDVSGSMGSPATGYRKGATSAVRCIDVAALVAAAMLRRNPTARVLPFENDVVDIRLNARDTVMTNAAKLAAIGGGGTNCSAPLARLVREKADVDLVVFVSDNQSWVDATAHAHQGTATMQEWQKLKGLNPAAKLVCIDIQPYATTQAKPRADILNVGGFSDRVFDVVGTMLSSSGDPDHWVRTIEAVEL; this comes from the coding sequence ATGGCGAACAAATCCGTGTTTGCGACGATTGCAGGAAAGCTGCTCCCGCCGGCTGATGCCAGGAACCGTGAAGGCGCCAGGGCTTACCGCCTGTCGCCGCATCAGGCCCTGGCGCAGCTAGCGGCGACGGGCACGTTCAACGCGACCTTCTATGCCGAGCCGCGTGAGCAGCTGGACGAAGTGCTGAAGCTGGCGTGGCAGGTCGAGCCGGGGTTCCTGGCGCGCACCGCCGTCCACGCTTCCGAGCAGGGCTACATGAAGGACATGCCGGCACTGCTGCTGGCCGTTCTGTCCGCGATGCAGGGTGACGAGTTCAACCGGGCTTTCGGGCGTATCGTCAGGAACGGCAAGATGCTGCGCAACTTCGTGCAGGTCATGCGTTCGGGCGCCACCGGGCGCAAGTCGCTCGGCACGCGGCCGAAGCGGCTTGTCCAGGCGTGGCTTGAGCAGGCGGCCGACTTCGAGATCATGCGGGCCGCGGTCGGCAATGATCCGTCGCTGGCCGATGTCATCAAGATGGTTCACCCGAAGCCGAAGTCGGCGTCGCGTGAGGCGCTTTATGGCTACCTGATCGGCAAGCCGCATGATGTGGCGGTGCTGCCGGACGTGGTCAAGGCATTCGAGGCCTTCAAGCGTGATCCGTCGCTGCCCGTGCCGGAAGTGCCGTTCCAGATGCTCACCTCGATGCCGCTGTCGCGGGAGCATTGGGTGCAGATCGCGGCGACGGCCGGCTGGCAGATGCTGCGCCAGAACCTGAACACTTTCGCCCGCAACGGCGTGTTCGAAGTGGAAGGTTTCGGCGAAAAGCTGGCGGCGCGGCTGCGTGACCCGGAAGAGGTCCGGCGTGCTCGGGTGTTCCCGTATCAGCTCATGGTGGCGTTCACCATGGCCGGTGCGGAGGTGCCCGGCGTGGTCAGAGACGCGCTGCAGGATGCAATGGAAATTGCGCTCGGCAACGTGCCCCGCATCAAGGGCAAGGTGGTCGTGTGTCCGGACGTTTCGGGCTCGATGGGCTCGCCGGCGACCGGTTACCGCAAGGGCGCGACCTCGGCCGTGCGTTGCATCGACGTGGCTGCCTTGGTGGCCGCCGCGATGCTGCGACGCAACCCGACGGCGAGGGTCTTGCCGTTCGAGAACGATGTGGTGGATATCCGCCTCAACGCTCGCGACACGGTGATGACCAACGCCGCAAAGCTTGCCGCCATCGGTGGTGGCGGAACCAACTGTTCGGCTCCGCTGGCACGGCTGGTGCGTGAGAAGGCTGATGTCGACCTGGTGGTGTTCGTGTCGGACAACCAGTCCTGGGTGGATGCGACAGCGCATGCGCATCAGGGGACGGCGACGATGCAGGAATGGCAGAAGCTGAAGGGGTTGAACCCGGCAGCCAAGCTGGTCTGCATCGACATCCAGCCCTATGCGACGACGCAGGCCAAGCCGCGGGCCGACATATTGAATGTCGGTGGTTTCTCCGACCGCGTCTTCGATGTGGTGGGCACGATGCTGTCCTCGAGCGGCGACCCGGACCATTGGGTGCGCACGATCGAGGCGGTCGAACTCTAA
- a CDS encoding ABC transporter permease: protein MTSPIAPDLSATVRMPAKPRAGVWRRLVRRRLALLGLVIVAIVVAGAVLAPWLTGYDPNEQMFDGLTIEGSPLPPDGKFWLGTDLLGRDLLTRILYGARTSLIIGIVANGVALFIGTLVGVTAGYFRGWVGSALMRFTDLMMAFPALLLAICLAAVFQPSLWIVAMVIALVNWVQTARVIYTETSSLAEREFIDAERTIGAGAPRILFRHILPHLLPTIIVWGTLGISTTVLLEATLSFLGIGVQPPTASWGNIIFENQTYFQAAPWLVFFPGAAILALALAFNLIGDALRDILDPTQRGRA from the coding sequence ATGACCAGTCCCATCGCGCCTGATCTGTCGGCAACAGTGCGCATGCCGGCCAAGCCGCGCGCCGGTGTCTGGCGCCGGCTGGTCAGGCGCCGTCTGGCTCTGCTCGGCCTGGTGATCGTCGCCATTGTCGTCGCCGGCGCCGTTCTGGCGCCTTGGCTGACCGGCTACGATCCCAACGAGCAGATGTTCGACGGCCTGACCATCGAGGGCTCGCCGCTGCCGCCGGATGGCAAATTCTGGCTCGGCACCGACCTGCTCGGCCGCGACCTGTTGACCCGCATCCTCTATGGCGCCCGCACCTCGCTGATCATCGGCATCGTTGCCAATGGCGTGGCGCTTTTCATCGGTACGCTGGTCGGCGTCACCGCCGGCTATTTCCGCGGCTGGGTCGGCAGTGCGCTGATGCGTTTCACCGATCTGATGATGGCGTTTCCGGCGTTGCTGCTTGCTATTTGCCTGGCGGCGGTGTTCCAGCCGAGCCTGTGGATCGTCGCCATGGTCATTGCGCTGGTCAACTGGGTGCAGACGGCGCGCGTCATCTACACCGAGACCTCCTCGCTCGCCGAACGCGAGTTCATCGATGCCGAGCGCACCATCGGCGCCGGCGCGCCGCGCATCCTGTTTCGCCACATCCTGCCGCATCTCCTGCCGACCATCATCGTCTGGGGCACGCTTGGCATTTCGACCACGGTGCTGCTCGAAGCGACGCTCTCCTTCCTCGGTATCGGCGTGCAGCCGCCGACCGCGTCGTGGGGCAACATCATCTTCGAGAACCAGACCTATTTCCAGGCAGCACCCTGGCTGGTGTTCTTCCCGGGTGCCGCGATCCTGGCGCTGGCACTGGCCTTCAACCTGATCGGCGACGCGCTGCGCGACATACTCGACCCGACGCAGAGGGGTCGGGCATGA